The DNA region GAATGGCATAGGACCAACTACGCGCCCGGCAATGTCCCGCCCGGGCCCGCTCAAACCTGGCCGAACGGCTAACCGTGCAGGGCGCGCTGCCGCGCACGGGCGCCGATCCCGTATAATCAGTCGTTTAAGAAACAAACAGTTGGCGCATCCCATGATGCCGCCGGTAACAGCCAGGGAACTGGCAAACCCGTCCCCCGCACGCTATGAAAGCCGCCGAAATCCGCGACAAATTCCTCAAGTTCTTCGAATCGAAGGGCCATACGATCGTCCGCTCGTCGAGCCTTGTGCCCGGCAACGACCCGACCCTGCTCTTCACCAATTCGGGAATGGTGCAGTTCAAAGATGTGTTCCTCGGCGCGGAGTCGCGTCCGTATTCGCGCGCCACGACCGCGCAGCGCAGCGTGCGCGCCGGCGGCAAGCACAACGATCTGGAAAACGTCGGCTACACCGCGCGTCACCACACGTTCTTCGAAATGCTGGGCAACTTCTCGTTCGGCGACTACTTCAAGCGCGACGCGATCCACTACGCGTGGGAGTTGCTGACAGGCGTGTACCAGCTGCCCAAAGACAAGCTGTGGGTCACCGTCTATCACGAAGACGACGAAGCGCACGACATCTGGGCGAAAGAAGTGGGCGTGCCGGTCGAGCGCATCATCCGCATCGGCGACAACAAGGGCGCGCGCTACGCGTCGGACAACTTCTGGCAAATGGCCGACACCGGCCCGTGCGGCCCGTGCTCGGAAATTTTCTACGACCACGGCCCGGACGTGTGGGGCGGCCCCCCGGGATCGCCGGAAGAAGACGGCGACCGCTACATCGAGATCTGGAATCTCGTGTTCATGCAGTTCAATCGCGACGCGCAGGGCAACATGACGCCGCTGCCCAAGCAGTGCGTCGACACCGGCATGGGTCTGGAGCGTATCGCCGCGGTGCTGCAGCACGTGCACAGCAACTATGAGATCGACCTGTTCCAGGCGCTGATCAAGGCCGCCGCGCGCGAAACCGGCGTGAGCGACCTGACCAACAACTCGCTGAAGGTGATCGCCGACCACATCCGCGCGTGCTCGTTCCTGATCGTCGACGGTGTGATTCCGGGCAACGAAGGCCGTGGCTACGTGCTGCGCCGGATCGTGCGCCGCGCGATCCGTCACGGCTACAAGCTGGGCAAGAAGGGCTCGTTCTTCCACCGCATGGTGGCGGACCTCGTCGCGCAAATGGGCGGCGCGTACCCCGAACTGAAGGACGCCGAGCAACGCGTGACCGACGTGTTGCGTCAGGAAGAAGAGCGCTTCTTTGAAACGATCGAGCACGGCATGTCGATTCTCGAAGGCGCGCTGGCTGATCTCGAAGCCAGGGGCGGCAAGACGCTCGACGGCGAACTCGCATTCAAGCTGCACGACACGTATGGCTTCCCGCTGGATCTGACGGCAGACGTGTGCCGCGAGCGCGAAGTCACGGTCGACGAAGCCGCCTTTGACGAAGCCATGGCGCGTCAACGCGAACAGGCTCGCGCGGCGGGCAAGTTCAAGATGGCGCAAGGCCTCGAATACTCGGGCGCGAAGACCACTTTCCACGGTTACGAAGAAATCGTCTTCGACGACGCGAAAGTGATCGCTTTGTATGTGGATGGCGCATCGGTGCAGCAGGCGAGCCACGGCCAGCAGGCTGTCGTCGTGCTGGACCACACGCCGTTCTACGCGGAATCGGGCGGCCAGGTCGGCGACC from Paraburkholderia aromaticivorans includes:
- the alaS gene encoding alanine--tRNA ligase codes for the protein MKAAEIRDKFLKFFESKGHTIVRSSSLVPGNDPTLLFTNSGMVQFKDVFLGAESRPYSRATTAQRSVRAGGKHNDLENVGYTARHHTFFEMLGNFSFGDYFKRDAIHYAWELLTGVYQLPKDKLWVTVYHEDDEAHDIWAKEVGVPVERIIRIGDNKGARYASDNFWQMADTGPCGPCSEIFYDHGPDVWGGPPGSPEEDGDRYIEIWNLVFMQFNRDAQGNMTPLPKQCVDTGMGLERIAAVLQHVHSNYEIDLFQALIKAAARETGVSDLTNNSLKVIADHIRACSFLIVDGVIPGNEGRGYVLRRIVRRAIRHGYKLGKKGSFFHRMVADLVAQMGGAYPELKDAEQRVTDVLRQEEERFFETIEHGMSILEGALADLEARGGKTLDGELAFKLHDTYGFPLDLTADVCREREVTVDEAAFDEAMARQREQARAAGKFKMAQGLEYSGAKTTFHGYEEIVFDDAKVIALYVDGASVQQASHGQQAVVVLDHTPFYAESGGQVGDQGVLANASVRFAVSDTLKVQADVVGHHGTLEQGTLKVGDVVKAEIDAVRRARTARNHSATHLMHKALREVLGAHVQQKGSLVDADKTRFDFAHNAPMTDEQIRRVEEIVNAEVLANAPGIVRVMPFDEAVKGGAMALFGEKYGDEVRVLDLGFSRELCGGTHVHRTGDIGLFKIVMEGGVAAGIRRVEAITGDNAVRFVQDLDARINAAAAVLKAQPSELTQRIVQVQDQVKSLEKELSALKSKMASSQGDELAGQAIEVGGVHVLAATLEGADVKTLRETVDKLKDKLKSAAIVLASVEGGKVSLIAGVTADASKKVKAGELVNFVAQQVGGKGGGRPDMAQAGGTEPANLPAALAGVKGWVEGQL